CGCGTTCGGCGACGGTGAGCGGGTTCCGGTGCTGGTCGACGCGTTGCGCGTGGCTCCGGCGTTGCTGGCGCCGTTGTCGTGGGTCGCGCTCGTCGGTGAGCGAGTGGTTGGCCACGTGATGCTCAGCGGCTGCCGCTTGGATGCTCTACCCCGCCTCGTCGGTGTGTTCACGCTGTCGCCCTTGGGCGTGCTGCCTGATTTCCAGAGCCAGGGAATCGGCACTCGACTCGTCGCACACGCCCTCGCGGAAGCCGACAGTCACGGCGTTCCTCTGGTGTTTCTGGAGGGCTCACCGCAGTACTACGGCAAGCGCGGCTTCGTCGATGCGACAACGGCCGGCTTTCGTCCGCCGACTTTGCGGTATCCGCCCGGCGCCTTCCAGGTCGCCAAGCTCTCCTCGTACGAGGAATGGATGACCGGCACCTTCGTGTACTCCGACACCTTCTGGGCCCTGGACTGCGTGGGCCTCCGAGGCGACCGGCTCGCAACGCCGTGATCCCAAGCCGCCCCAACAACGTCGGCGAGTCCGCAAACGGCGCCAGGGGAGCACTGATCAGGGTGGATCGGGTATCGATTCCACCCTGCGTGGGATCAGTCGCTTGA
The window above is part of the Kribbella voronezhensis genome. Proteins encoded here:
- a CDS encoding GNAT family N-acetyltransferase, giving the protein MDSSDPEGEHVELVIREERAEDHQAVREVHALAFGDGERVPVLVDALRVAPALLAPLSWVALVGERVVGHVMLSGCRLDALPRLVGVFTLSPLGVLPDFQSQGIGTRLVAHALAEADSHGVPLVFLEGSPQYYGKRGFVDATTAGFRPPTLRYPPGAFQVAKLSSYEEWMTGTFVYSDTFWALDCVGLRGDRLATP